The region ACAACTATCCGTGGGGCTGGACCGTCGCCGGCAACACCCCGTTCCGTCGCTGGAAGCGCCAGACCCATGAAGGCGGCGTCGCCGACCCGATGATCGTCTCCTGGCCCGCGGGAATGGACGCGTCGCAAGAGGGCAGCACGCGGCGGCAGTACACCCATGTGATCGACGTACTGCCCACAGTGCTCGACTTGATCGGGGTGGAGGCACCGGAGGAGCTGCGGGGCATCGCGCAGCAGCCACTGGAGGGCACGTCGTTTGCGGAATCGCTGGCTGACGCAGGCGCGGCTGAACACCACCACACCCAGTACTACGAGATGTTCGGCTGCCGGGCCATCTACCACGACGGCTACAAGGCCGTGACGTTCCACGAGATCTTCGACCCGAACCTGGACTGGGACAGGGATCGTTGGGAGCTCTACGACACGGTTGCCGATCCCTCCGAGACCAACGACCTGGCCGCGGCCGAGCCCGCCAGGCTGCGCGAGATGGTCGACCGCTGGTGGGTGGAGGCGGCCCGTCACCAGGTGCTGCCGCTCGACAACGCGCCGTTCGACCTGGTGTTCGGCGATGGAGCCCGGCCCGGCCACGTCGAGCGCAACCGCTGGGTCTACCGACCGGGTGGCGCACCCGTGCCCGAGGCGGTCGCAGCGATGGTTCGCAACCGCTCGCACACGATCACCGCCGAAGTGGAGCTGGCAGGGGTCAGCGCAGGCGCGGCCTCCGCAGCGGCCGCGACGACCGAGGGTGTGATCGCAGCACAGGGCTCCGGCTTCGGCGGCTGGTCGCTATACGCGAAAGATGGCGAGCTGCGCTACGTGCACAACTTCGTGGCGCGCGACCGCCATGAGGTGGCCGTTGCGCTGCCCGAAGGCGCGGGACCGCACACCTTGCGGTTCCGATTCGAGCGCACCGGCGACAACCGCGGCATCGGCCACCTCGAGGTCGAAGGTGGCGGGTCGGCGAGTGTGGAGATCCCCGACTTCACGCCGGTGCGGTGGTCCATCACCGGCGAGGGCCTGTGCTGCGGACACCAGCTCGGCCTGCCGGTCACGCCCGCATACCGGGGGCCGTTCCCGTTCACGGGCACGATTCACAGCGTCGTGATCGAGGCGGAGGGCGCCGCCGAACTCGACGTGGATGCCGAGGCCGACATCGCCTTTCGGGCCCAGTAGCGGATCAGGCCGGGTCCGGGGGTAGGTTGGTTGAGTGGGACGCAGCGGCAGCAAGCCCCGAAAGGGCACCGACCACAAGCACCTTCCGAAGGTTGGCTCGAAGGCCAACCGCGAGTACGAGCTGCGCGAGAAGCGCAAGGTCGACTTCGGTGGCTGGCCGATCGCGATAGCTGCGGTGGGCGTGCTGATCCTCGCGATCGCCGTGATCGCGATCACCTGACCCCGCCCGTCGCCGCACCGCGTTTCCAACGACGTGACGCGGGCGGCGCTTCGCAGAGTCGGGCCTAGGTGAAGATGATCTGGCCTCCGGCGGCCAGCTCGTAGAACTCGCCAACAGTGATGATGTCATGGACCTGGGGGATGAAGTCCTCCTTGTCCATCTTGAACAGGTCGGCGGACGCCTTGCAGGCGTACAGGCCGGCGCCGG is a window of Actinomycetes bacterium DNA encoding:
- a CDS encoding arylsulfatase, which encodes MGTTAGFSGVIGRYRSESEPAWPEVPVAPPGSPNVLLVLLDDVGFAQLGCFGSSIPTPNFDRLAERGVRYTNFHTTALCSPTRACLLTGRNHHSVGMGRIIDLATGFPGYDAHIPDTAGMLPAILTEAGYAAYAVGKWHLTPDHEISAGASRARWPLGKGFERFYGFMEGETNQFAPTLVHDNHYVPQPVDFEDGYHFTTDMVDHGIEYVADLRNAEPDKPFLLYVTPGACHSPHQAPPEWLQRFRGAFDHGWDLERERIHARQVGEGILPAHTELSERPDWVPAWDSLTDDQRRIYARYMEAFAAYLAHTDHELGRLLDFLAETGDVDNTIVVAMSDNGASSEGGPTGSVNDIRPWNITGTEESEQLDKLDDIGGPWVHNNYPWGWTVAGNTPFRRWKRQTHEGGVADPMIVSWPAGMDASQEGSTRRQYTHVIDVLPTVLDLIGVEAPEELRGIAQQPLEGTSFAESLADAGAAEHHHTQYYEMFGCRAIYHDGYKAVTFHEIFDPNLDWDRDRWELYDTVADPSETNDLAAAEPARLREMVDRWWVEAARHQVLPLDNAPFDLVFGDGARPGHVERNRWVYRPGGAPVPEAVAAMVRNRSHTITAEVELAGVSAGAASAAAATTEGVIAAQGSGFGGWSLYAKDGELRYVHNFVARDRHEVAVALPEGAGPHTLRFRFERTGDNRGIGHLEVEGGGSASVEIPDFTPVRWSITGEGLCCGHQLGLPVTPAYRGPFPFTGTIHSVVIEAEGAAELDVDAEADIAFRAQ